One Tenrec ecaudatus isolate mTenEca1 chromosome 12, mTenEca1.hap1, whole genome shotgun sequence DNA segment encodes these proteins:
- the HNRNPF gene encoding heterogeneous nuclear ribonucleoprotein F — translation MMLGPEGGEGFVVKLRGLPWSCSIEDVQNFLSECKIHDGASGVHFIYTREGRQSGEAFVELESEDDVKMALKKDRESMGHRYIEVFKSHRTEMDWVLKHSGPNSADTANDGFVRLRGLPFGCTKEEIVQFFSGLEIMPNGITLPVDPEGKITGEAFVQFASQELAEKALGKHKERIGHRYIEVFKSSQEEVRTYSDPPLKFMSVQRPGPYDRPGTARRYIGIVKQAGFDRMRSGAYSTGYGGYEEYSGLSDSYGFTTDLFGRDLSYCLSGMYDHRYGDSEFAVQSTTGHCVHMRGLPYKATENDIYNFFSPLNPVRVHIEIGPDGRVTGEADVEFGTHEEAVAAMSKDRANMQHRYIELFLNSTTGASNGAYNSQMIQGMGVSTQSTYTGLESQSVSGCYGAGYSGQQNSMGGYD, via the coding sequence ATGATGCTGGGTCCTGAGGGAGGTGAAGGTTTTGTGGTCAAGCTCCGAGGCTTGCCGTGGTCTTGCTCGATTGAGGATGTGCAGAATTTCCTCTCTGAATGCAAAATTCATGATGGCGCATCAGGTGTTCATTTCATCTACACCAGAGAAGGGAGACAGAGTGGTGAGGCTTTTGTTGAACTTGAATCAGAAGATGATGTAAAAATGGCCTTGAAGAAAGACAGAGAAAGCATGGGGCACCGCTATATTGAGGTATTCAAGTCCCACCGAACCGAAATGGACTGGGTGTTGAAGCACAGTGGTCCAAACAGTGCCGATACTGCCAACGATGGCTTCGTGCGCCTCCGAGGACTTCCATTTGGATGCACAAAGGAAGAAATTGTTCAGTTCTTCTCAGGGTTGGAAATTATGCCCAATGGTATCACTTTGCCAGTAGACCCCGAGGGCAAGATTACAGGAGAAGCCTTTGTGCAGTTTGCTTCACAGGAATTAGCGGAGAAGGCGCTAGGGAAGCATAAGGAAAGAATTGGGCACAGGTATATTGAAGTGTTTAAGAGCAGTCAGGAAGAAGTGAGAACATATTCTGATCCCCCTCTAAAGTTCATGTCTGTGCAGCGGCCAGGGCCCTATGACCGGCCTGGCACCGCTCGGAGATACATTGGCATTGTGAAACAAGCAGGCTTTGACAGGATGAGGTCTGGAGCCTATAGTACAGGCTATGGAGGTTATGAGGAGTATAGTGGCCTCAGCGATAGCTATGGTTTCACCACAGATCTATTTGGAAGAGATCTCAGTTATTGTCTGTCAGGAATGTATGACCACAGATACGGAGACAGTGAGTTTGCTGTCCAGAGCACAACCGGACACTGTGTCCATATGAGGGGGCTACCATACAAAGCAACAGAGAATGACATTTATAATTTCTTCTCTCCACTTAATCCTGTGAGAGTACATATTGAGATTGGCCCTGATGGAAGAGTGACCGGTGAAGCAGATGTCGAGTTTGGCACTCATGAAGAAGCCGTGGCTGCAATGTCGAAAGACAGAGCCAATATGCAGCATAGATACATAGAGCTGTTCTTGAATTCAACCACAGGGGCCAGCAACGGGGCATATAATAGCCAAATGATACAGGGCATGGGGGTGTCAACCCAGTCTACTTACACTGGCCTTGAGAGTCAGTCTGTGAGTGGCTGTTACGGGGCTGGCTATAGTGGTCAGCAAAACAGCATGGGTGGATATGACTAG